A single Flavobacterium sp. 1 DNA region contains:
- a CDS encoding alpha/beta hydrolase gives MIKSVNFKNRANTLAANLHLPEGFDENKKYPALVGIHPAGGVKEQTIGLYAEKLSKHGYVVLVYDSSYQGASEGEPRLLEDPAVRVEDARCAADFLATLPYVDTERMGVYGICAGGGYTLSVAQTERRFKAVVAVSGTPMGEAVRSQFGVEVPVSELIKSLEMVAYQRTAQANGAELMYVPFVPEKFEDINEQTPDMLREGYDYYRTPRGHHPNSMGRFLFTSIDKMTTFSVFDYLGDFLTQPLLLIAGSKADTRIFSEQAYNLAKGEKELFIVEGATHIALYDVPEYVEQAVNKMVEFFKVL, from the coding sequence ATGATTAAATCAGTAAACTTTAAAAACAGAGCAAATACACTCGCTGCAAACCTTCATTTACCAGAAGGATTTGATGAAAATAAAAAATATCCTGCATTGGTTGGCATTCATCCTGCGGGCGGTGTAAAAGAGCAAACTATAGGTTTGTATGCTGAAAAACTATCAAAACACGGTTACGTTGTTTTAGTTTATGATTCCTCATATCAAGGAGCAAGTGAGGGTGAGCCAAGATTACTTGAAGACCCGGCTGTTCGTGTTGAAGACGCTCGTTGTGCAGCAGACTTCTTAGCTACATTGCCCTATGTTGACACTGAAAGAATGGGAGTATATGGTATCTGTGCAGGTGGTGGATATACATTAAGTGTGGCACAAACAGAGCGACGTTTTAAAGCAGTAGTAGCAGTTAGTGGAACTCCAATGGGCGAAGCAGTCAGAAGTCAATTTGGAGTAGAGGTGCCAGTTTCAGAGCTGATTAAATCGCTTGAAATGGTTGCATACCAAAGAACCGCACAAGCAAATGGAGCTGAACTGATGTACGTTCCTTTCGTTCCTGAAAAGTTTGAAGATATTAATGAGCAAACTCCTGATATGCTCCGTGAAGGCTATGATTATTATAGAACTCCAAGAGGTCACCATCCAAATTCTATGGGGCGTTTCCTTTTTACAAGTATAGACAAAATGACGACATTTTCTGTATTTGATTACCTCGGTGACTTTCTAACTCAGCCACTTTTACTAATTGCCGGAAGTAAAGCTGATACAAGAATATTTAGTGAGCAGGCTTATAATCTTGCAAAGGGTGAAAAAGAATTATTCATTGTAGAGGGCGCCACCCATATCGCCTTGTATGATGTGCCGGAATATGTAGAGCAAGCTGTTAATAAGATGGTAGAATTCTTCAAAGTATTGTAA
- a CDS encoding aldo/keto reductase, whose product MKNLPLVALGTWSWGTGFAGGDQVFGNNLNSEDVKQVFDEAYKSGLVLWDTAAVYGMGSSENILGESIKNYPREKIVLSTKFTPQLAGSSSNPVEEMLNSSLERLGTDYIDIYWIHNPTDVQKWTPYLIPLLKSGKVKNVGVSNHNLEEIKYANDILSKDGFSISAVQNHYSLLYRSSEEAGILDYCKKHNITFFAYMVLEQGALSGKYNTHNPLPEGSGRGNTYNKVLPQLEELTNAMKEIGSSRNASTAQIAIAWAIAKNTLPIIGVTKTSQIDDIQNAMKINLSESEIKLIEELADKTGIDTKGAWENSMI is encoded by the coding sequence ATGAAAAATTTACCATTAGTAGCACTTGGTACTTGGTCTTGGGGGACAGGCTTTGCCGGAGGGGATCAGGTTTTTGGGAATAATTTGAACTCTGAAGATGTAAAACAGGTTTTTGACGAAGCATATAAGTCAGGCCTAGTACTTTGGGACACAGCAGCAGTTTATGGTATGGGGTCATCAGAGAATATTTTAGGTGAATCCATAAAAAACTATCCACGTGAAAAAATAGTTTTATCAACTAAGTTTACTCCTCAACTTGCCGGGTCATCTTCAAATCCGGTTGAAGAAATGTTGAATAGTAGTTTGGAACGCCTAGGGACTGATTATATAGATATTTATTGGATTCATAATCCAACAGATGTTCAAAAATGGACTCCTTATTTAATCCCCTTATTAAAGAGTGGTAAAGTAAAAAATGTTGGTGTTTCAAATCATAATTTGGAAGAAATCAAATATGCTAATGATATACTTTCAAAAGATGGATTTTCGATTTCAGCAGTGCAAAATCATTACAGCCTTTTATACCGTTCGTCCGAAGAAGCTGGGATATTAGACTATTGCAAAAAGCACAATATAACTTTCTTTGCGTACATGGTGCTGGAACAAGGTGCATTATCCGGAAAATACAACACCCATAATCCGCTTCCGGAAGGTAGTGGACGAGGTAACACTTACAATAAAGTACTTCCGCAGTTGGAAGAATTAACCAATGCCATGAAAGAAATTGGCAGTAGTAGAAATGCTTCTACAGCCCAAATTGCAATTGCATGGGCTATTGCAAAAAATACACTTCCTATTATCGGTGTTACCAAAACTTCACAAATAGATGATATTCAAAACGCAATGAAAATCAATTTATCCGAATCAGAAATTAAACTTATTGAAGAATTGGCCGATAAAACTGGGATTGATACTAAGGGAGCCTGGGAAAATTCAATGATTTAA
- a CDS encoding putative quinol monooxygenase, translating into MQLKSILTIVVMSLFISAKVSAQASNNYMRIAKIVVDSTQLENYKVALKEQMKTALKLEKGVLAYSAVQDKNNPAHITILETYASVAAYQEHTQALHFKKYKSTVENMVKSLELTEVLPIAIGDKKRISLY; encoded by the coding sequence GCAACTAAAATCAATCTTAACAATTGTGGTTATGTCATTATTTATTTCAGCTAAAGTTTCTGCACAAGCATCTAACAATTATATGCGTATTGCAAAAATTGTGGTGGACAGTACCCAATTAGAAAACTATAAAGTTGCCCTGAAAGAGCAAATGAAAACCGCCTTGAAACTTGAAAAGGGTGTATTGGCATATTCAGCCGTTCAGGACAAAAATAATCCTGCTCATATTACAATTTTAGAAACTTATGCCAGCGTAGCAGCTTATCAAGAGCACACACAAGCACTTCATTTCAAAAAATATAAATCTACCGTTGAGAATATGGTAAAATCTCTTGAACTGACAGAAGTCCTGCCCATAGCAATAGGTGATAAAAAAAGGATTTCATTGTATTAA